One genomic region from Oncorhynchus keta strain PuntledgeMale-10-30-2019 unplaced genomic scaffold, Oket_V2 Un_contig_7692_pilon_pilon, whole genome shotgun sequence encodes:
- the aimp2 gene encoding aminoacyl tRNA synthase complex-interacting multifunctional protein 2 isoform X2 produces the protein MPMYQNGTEVDPAFRDLEVRQDNIMRRLYELKAAVDGLAKTVTTPDADLDQTVTSLSQSPTATSFSGTADLDSLLGKDLGALRDIVINANPARPPLTLLVLHAMLCQRYRVLSSVHVHSSVSGVPAQLLSCLGPRHADSYVRQRFQLGFTLIWKDVSKLQMKFSIQNMCPIEGEANVARFLFRLVAPYPSDPALATLVDSWVDTAFFQLAEGSAKERSAVLRALNGTLGRDPWLAGPELSLADIACYCCVLQTGPAASSPANVQRWLKACENLGHFGPANPLLQ, from the exons AATGGGACAGAGGTGGACCCTGCGTTCAGAGACCTGGAGGTACGTCAGGATAATATCATGCGCAGGCTCTATGAACTGAAGGCAGCCGTGGATGGCCTGGCCAAGACCGTGACCACACCCGACGCTGACCTGGACCAGActgtgacctctctctcccagagtcccacagccacATCCTTTAGTGGCACTGCAGACCTGGACTCCCTACTGGGCAAG GACCTTGGTGCCCTCCGGGACATTGTGATCAACGCCAATCCGGCACGACCACCCCTCACTCTGCTGGTGCTCCACGCAATGCTGTGCCAGCGCTACCGAGTGCTCTCCAGTGTGCATGTCCACTCATCAGTGTCCGGTGTGCCCGCGCAGCTGCTCTCCTGCCTGGGGCCGCGCCACGCAGACAGCTACGTCCGCCAGCGTTTCCAGCTGGGCTTCACCCTTATATGGAAAGATG tctccaaGCTGCAGATGAAGTTCAGCATTCAGAACATGTGCCCCATCGAGGGCGAGGCCAACGTGGCACGCTTCTTGTTCCGCCTCGTTGCCCCTTACCCCAGCGACCCCGCCCTGGCTACACTGGTGGACAGTTGGGTGGACACAGCCTTCTTCCAGCTGGCTGAGGGCAGCGCTAAGGAGCGGTCGGCAGTCCTCCGCGCCCTCAACGGCACTTTGGGTCGCGACCCCTGGCTGGCCGGTCCCGAGCTCTCGCTGGCTGACATCGCCTGTTACTGCTGCGTCCTCCAGACAGGCCCTGCCGCCTCCTCTCCGGCCAACGTCCAGCGCTGGCTTAAAGCATGTGAGAACCTGGGCCACTTTGGCCCCGCCAACCCTCTACTGCAGTGA